A window of the Chlamydia sp. genome harbors these coding sequences:
- a CDS encoding UvrB/UvrC motif-containing protein: MTLSESSALCYNCQQPATICFTEISDTITSRCYVCDNCPYPSRYYDRETLLASPTNLELILECGNCKTKWCIRDTDKILLGCPLCYRTFKSLILSRLLRYQAISSYTSDKTNHFHIGRALGNVETPSVTPAMQLIALHEALQETLRREDYEQAAEIRDQINQLKNQNTTDAS, encoded by the coding sequence ATGACCCTTTCAGAGTCTTCTGCTCTTTGCTATAACTGCCAGCAACCTGCGACGATTTGCTTCACGGAGATTTCTGATACCATCACCTCGCGATGCTACGTATGCGACAACTGCCCATATCCCTCTCGGTATTATGACCGAGAAACCCTTCTTGCTTCCCCTACCAATCTCGAACTCATTCTAGAATGCGGCAACTGTAAAACGAAATGGTGCATTCGCGATACTGATAAAATCTTATTAGGATGTCCGTTATGCTATAGGACCTTTAAATCTCTAATTCTATCTAGGCTCTTGCGTTATCAAGCCATTTCATCCTATACATCAGACAAGACCAATCACTTTCATATCGGCCGAGCTTTGGGAAATGTAGAAACACCTAGTGTCACCCCCGCTATGCAATTGATCGCCTTACATGAAGCCTTACAAGAGACTCTGCGCCGAGAAGATTATGAGCAAGCCGCAGAAATTCGTGATCAGATTAATCAGCTAAAAAATCAGAATACTACCGATGCTTCCTAA
- a CDS encoding protein arginine kinase — translation MLPNDILTAIAATKYSSRIETLRPISTLSLSRNLSVAKFVPCLSKENKRDILETIAKPFLNIEGEEFYLLPLKDLPVWQRECLLEHYLFPYDLGSCLEGEALMVNRAGTLLIGINLCDHLIIHGIDFVWQPEVLLQKLIDLDIRLQKSLSFAFSTDFGFLTTDPLRCGTALTARAFVHVPALKHRNKLTELLTPHQREFTCSSLLPLSQESLGDILCLSNICSLGLSEEQILSSLRFVVTKILSSETEARALLLKEHSTEVKNRILRAIGMLTHSCCLDLQEALDATSWIRLGMSMQWIEDQEKHPLWDPMFWELRRGHLVLYNQDASNQTIEKEVIAQIRAQTTKPRAERLTIRV, via the coding sequence ATGCTTCCTAACGATATCCTTACAGCTATTGCTGCTACTAAGTACTCGTCCAGAATAGAGACTTTACGTCCTATTTCTACACTCTCCTTATCAAGGAATCTTTCTGTTGCTAAATTCGTGCCCTGTCTCTCTAAAGAGAATAAACGAGATATTTTAGAGACAATCGCAAAACCGTTTTTAAATATTGAAGGAGAAGAATTTTATCTTCTCCCGCTTAAAGATTTACCGGTTTGGCAACGAGAGTGTCTATTGGAGCACTATCTTTTCCCCTATGATTTAGGAAGTTGTTTAGAGGGAGAGGCTCTGATGGTTAATCGAGCAGGAACTCTCCTGATAGGGATTAATCTTTGTGATCATTTGATCATACACGGTATCGATTTTGTATGGCAGCCAGAAGTTTTGCTACAAAAGTTGATAGATTTAGATATACGCTTACAAAAGAGTCTTTCTTTTGCTTTTTCTACTGATTTTGGATTTTTAACTACGGATCCTTTACGCTGCGGAACGGCGCTCACTGCTCGAGCTTTTGTGCATGTTCCTGCACTTAAGCACAGAAACAAACTCACAGAGCTATTAACTCCTCACCAACGTGAGTTTACGTGTTCTTCATTACTTCCGTTATCTCAGGAATCTTTAGGGGATATTCTATGTTTATCCAATATATGCTCGCTAGGCCTATCCGAAGAGCAGATTCTTTCTTCTTTAAGATTTGTTGTAACGAAAATTTTATCTTCAGAGACTGAAGCTAGAGCTTTGCTCTTAAAAGAACATTCCACAGAAGTGAAGAACCGGATACTTCGTGCTATAGGCATGCTGACACATTCTTGTTGTTTAGATTTACAAGAAGCCTTGGATGCAACAAGTTGGATACGGTTAGGAATGAGTATGCAATGGATAGAAGATCAAGAAAAACACCCTTTATGGGATCCTATGTTCTGGGAACTACGCCGAGGCCATCTTGTTTTATACAACCAAGACGCTTCAAATCAGACCATTGAGAAAGAAGTGATTGCTCAGATACGAGCTCAGACAACAAAACCTCGGGCAGAGCGATTGACTATTCGAGTCTGA
- a CDS encoding type II secretion system protein GspD, translating into MNIVTSKIGSKILRIIQNNKKLGLLSALVVLDAALLSVNSQSKEGLSNPSISLQNYHDTDQHIAACPKNIAKNLAKKSAPGAKPVTGPSSPARSVSVKASPATPQAPMTQTRHFKKNHQIFSPNFTQQAPQPMPRSEERRRPEPRYLPGTAKQSAVTKEKKASEQDISKQEEEAFKLWEDKQNYARRAVNAINFSVRKQIEEQHKAASTKGSEGPQSGKRDLKGSEDPSIKTVQDSSQDQEEEKKVLERLNQRSLTCQDLKDVGYTVNFEDISILELLQFVSKISGTNFVFDSNDLQFNVTIVSHDPTSVDDLATILLQVLKMHDLKVVEQGNNVLIYRNPKLSKLSTVVTDGSAKNTCEAVVVTRVFRLYSVSPSAAVGIIQPLLSHDAIVSASESTRHIIVSDIAGNIEKVRELLQALDSPGAAIDMSEYEVQFANPAALVSYCQDVLGAMAEEEAFQIFIQPGTNKIFVISSPRLTAKAIQLLESLDIPEMAHTLDDVTSPAAALGSSGAANPKSLRFFMYKLKYQNGAAIAQAIQDIGYNLYVTTAMDEDFINTLNSIQWLPVNNSIVVIGNQANVDKVVSLLNGLDLPPKQVYIEVLILETSLEKSWDFGVQWAALGDEQGKVAYASGLLSNTGLTEPFRNQALPIAPNPGNISLPTPGQLAGISDMMYGSSAFGLGIIGNVLSHNGKSYLTLGGLLSALDQDGDTTIVLNPRIMAQDTQQASFFVGQTIPFQTTSTIIQETGSVTQNIEYEDIGVNLVVTSTIAPNNVVTLQIEQTISELHSAQGVLTPVTDKTFAATRLQVPDGCFLVMSGHIRDKLTKVVSGVPLLSSLPLVKGLFSRTIDQRQKRNIMIFIKPKVISSFEEGTALSNKEGYRYNWESERGSLEIAPRHAPECQHIPKIQAESDFKMLEIEAE; encoded by the coding sequence GTGAACATAGTGACGTCGAAAATAGGAAGCAAGATTTTAAGAATCATTCAAAATAACAAGAAATTGGGCCTCTTGTCTGCGTTAGTTGTTCTAGATGCGGCGTTGTTAAGTGTGAATTCACAGTCTAAAGAGGGTCTAAGCAATCCATCCATATCTTTGCAGAACTATCATGATACGGATCAGCATATAGCAGCTTGTCCTAAGAATATCGCGAAAAATTTAGCTAAAAAGAGTGCTCCGGGAGCGAAGCCAGTAACGGGACCTTCATCACCCGCACGCTCTGTATCGGTAAAAGCGAGCCCAGCTACTCCACAAGCTCCCATGACGCAAACACGTCATTTTAAGAAAAATCATCAAATTTTTTCGCCTAACTTTACGCAGCAGGCTCCTCAGCCCATGCCAAGGTCTGAAGAGAGACGCCGTCCTGAGCCTCGATATTTGCCGGGTACAGCTAAGCAGTCTGCAGTGACTAAGGAAAAAAAGGCCAGCGAACAAGATATTTCTAAACAAGAGGAAGAGGCTTTTAAGCTTTGGGAGGACAAACAGAACTACGCGCGTCGTGCAGTTAATGCGATTAATTTCAGTGTAAGAAAGCAGATAGAAGAGCAGCATAAAGCAGCTTCTACTAAAGGAAGTGAGGGCCCTCAATCAGGAAAACGAGATCTTAAGGGTTCCGAAGACCCTTCTATCAAAACTGTACAAGATAGCAGCCAAGATCAAGAAGAAGAAAAAAAAGTTCTTGAAAGATTGAATCAACGCTCGTTGACTTGTCAGGATTTGAAAGATGTTGGCTATACTGTAAATTTCGAAGATATCTCTATTTTAGAGCTGTTGCAATTTGTAAGTAAAATTTCAGGAACGAATTTCGTTTTCGATAGTAATGACTTACAATTTAATGTGACCATTGTTTCTCACGATCCTACTTCTGTAGATGATTTAGCAACGATTCTCTTACAAGTATTAAAAATGCACGACTTAAAAGTCGTTGAGCAAGGGAACAACGTACTAATTTATCGGAATCCGAAACTTTCGAAATTATCAACCGTAGTTACGGATGGATCTGCGAAAAATACGTGCGAAGCTGTAGTGGTTACACGTGTTTTCCGTTTATACAGCGTAAGTCCTTCTGCTGCTGTAGGAATTATTCAACCACTTCTTTCTCATGATGCTATTGTCAGTGCATCAGAATCTACAAGACACATTATTGTTTCTGACATTGCAGGGAATATTGAAAAAGTTCGAGAGTTACTGCAAGCATTAGATAGTCCTGGTGCTGCTATTGATATGTCTGAATATGAGGTGCAGTTTGCCAATCCTGCTGCGTTGGTTAGCTATTGCCAAGATGTTCTTGGAGCCATGGCAGAAGAAGAGGCTTTTCAGATTTTCATTCAACCAGGAACAAATAAAATTTTTGTTATTTCGTCTCCACGATTGACAGCGAAGGCTATTCAATTGTTGGAGTCTCTTGATATTCCAGAAATGGCACATACTTTAGATGATGTGACGAGTCCTGCAGCTGCTTTAGGCAGCTCCGGGGCTGCGAATCCCAAGAGCCTGCGTTTTTTCATGTATAAATTGAAATATCAAAATGGTGCTGCCATCGCGCAGGCAATCCAGGATATTGGGTACAATCTTTATGTTACAACAGCGATGGATGAAGATTTCATCAATACGCTGAACAGTATTCAATGGTTGCCTGTCAATAACTCCATCGTCGTTATTGGAAACCAAGCTAATGTAGATAAAGTTGTGAGCTTGTTAAATGGACTAGATCTTCCACCAAAACAAGTGTACATTGAAGTGTTGATTCTAGAGACTAGTTTGGAAAAATCTTGGGATTTTGGAGTCCAGTGGGCAGCTCTTGGCGATGAGCAGGGTAAAGTAGCGTACGCTTCTGGGTTATTAAGCAATACAGGTTTAACGGAGCCTTTCCGCAATCAAGCATTGCCTATAGCTCCAAATCCAGGAAATATTTCACTGCCAACTCCAGGTCAGCTAGCAGGGATCAGCGATATGATGTACGGATCTTCTGCTTTTGGCTTGGGAATTATTGGAAATGTTCTCAGCCATAATGGGAAATCTTACTTGACGTTAGGGGGATTATTAAGCGCTTTAGATCAAGATGGGGATACAACAATTGTGCTTAACCCTAGAATCATGGCGCAAGATACGCAGCAGGCGTCCTTCTTTGTGGGGCAGACGATTCCTTTCCAAACTACAAGTACGATTATTCAAGAAACAGGCTCTGTTACACAGAACATTGAGTATGAAGATATTGGAGTAAATCTTGTAGTAACTTCAACGATAGCTCCTAATAACGTTGTGACTCTACAGATTGAGCAAACAATTTCAGAGTTACATTCAGCACAAGGAGTGCTCACTCCTGTGACAGACAAAACGTTTGCGGCTACAAGGTTACAAGTACCTGACGGATGTTTCCTTGTGATGAGTGGGCATATTCGGGATAAACTGACAAAAGTAGTTTCCGGTGTTCCTTTGCTCAGTTCTCTTCCTTTAGTTAAAGGTCTCTTTAGTCGGACGATTGATCAGCGTCAGAAACGCAATATTATGATTTTTATTAAACCAAAAGTCATCAGTAGTTTCGAAGAAGGAACGGCCTTATCTAACAAAGAAGGATATCGTTATAACTGGGAAAGTGAAAGAGGATCTTTAGAAATTGCTCCTCGTCATGCTCCCGAATGTCAGCATATTCCTAAGATCCAAGCAGAAAGTGATTTTAAAATGCTGGAAATAGAAGCTGAATAA
- a CDS encoding serine/threonine-protein kinase: MLGLGIPFSSSIANYLLTRELSRKVGLTVYQGIDERSSRPVVIKTLVSPGIHDQRFLRAFEKEARIMQLVDHPAFVRLEEIGEWERGRYFVSEYILGNSLRESILSSQIALDKAISIVLQIAQAITTLHQHQVLHLDIKPENVVLSQLGEIKLIDYGLSAWQFNHWGSPAYMSPEQSRQETLSPASDVYALGLLAYELIIGQLSLGKVYLSLLPSKISKILTRALQPSPAARFPSMREFALALQEYLVHDVHEDYRQKDRVLSQLEQMHQQSLWLSPEKLSAPEEMLVQIYTHKESYYLHNIYYDMLVFGDVVEFWFCYAQGNCSFAFSMIKQFLHQRQEATKDILTVINTIDNLCKTMGIPICEGGISCCCFIFLPEELMCFSCGKTDFSLKKQTKGVQRFQAESQGIGEEVSLEIHEQSVVWELGDELIVHTPKARDLVYLYCPSFLKLQDRGQIDIFCQTGDLQKGIRQKLDGSLYPSTLISLKRVR; encoded by the coding sequence ATGCTTGGATTGGGTATACCATTTTCCTCATCTATAGCGAACTATCTCTTAACGCGAGAACTCAGTCGTAAAGTAGGATTAACTGTTTATCAAGGGATCGACGAAAGATCTTCTCGTCCTGTAGTTATCAAGACCCTGGTTTCTCCAGGAATTCATGATCAACGCTTTCTACGAGCTTTTGAGAAGGAAGCGAGAATCATGCAGCTTGTAGACCATCCTGCTTTTGTTCGACTAGAGGAAATAGGAGAATGGGAGCGAGGACGTTATTTTGTTTCCGAATATATTTTAGGAAATTCTCTGCGAGAAAGTATCCTCTCATCTCAAATAGCCTTAGATAAGGCCATTTCTATTGTTTTACAAATAGCACAGGCGATCACTACCCTTCATCAACATCAAGTTTTACATCTTGATATCAAACCAGAAAACGTAGTGCTGTCTCAATTAGGAGAGATTAAATTAATCGATTACGGGCTTTCGGCTTGGCAGTTCAATCATTGGGGTTCGCCCGCATACATGAGCCCTGAGCAAAGCAGACAGGAAACACTATCTCCAGCATCAGATGTATATGCTTTAGGGTTATTAGCCTACGAACTAATCATAGGGCAACTTTCTTTAGGAAAGGTATATTTATCTTTACTTCCGTCAAAAATTAGTAAAATTTTAACGCGTGCGCTTCAACCATCACCGGCAGCACGCTTTCCTTCTATGCGGGAGTTTGCTCTGGCATTACAAGAATATCTTGTGCATGATGTGCACGAAGACTATCGCCAAAAAGATCGTGTCCTTTCTCAACTGGAACAGATGCACCAACAAAGTTTATGGTTGTCTCCAGAAAAACTTTCTGCTCCAGAGGAAATGCTCGTTCAGATATATACACATAAAGAGTCCTATTATTTACATAATATTTACTATGATATGCTTGTGTTTGGAGACGTAGTGGAATTTTGGTTTTGCTATGCTCAGGGGAATTGTAGTTTTGCTTTCAGTATGATCAAACAGTTTCTTCATCAAAGGCAAGAGGCAACAAAGGATATTTTAACAGTAATAAATACAATCGATAATCTTTGTAAAACAATGGGAATCCCTATTTGTGAAGGGGGGATTTCCTGTTGTTGTTTTATATTTTTACCAGAAGAACTCATGTGCTTTTCTTGTGGGAAAACTGATTTCTCGTTAAAAAAGCAAACAAAGGGGGTGCAACGATTTCAAGCGGAATCGCAAGGAATTGGGGAGGAGGTTTCCCTAGAGATCCACGAACAATCCGTTGTGTGGGAACTTGGTGATGAGCTAATCGTGCATACTCCAAAGGCTAGAGATTTGGTCTATTTGTATTGCCCTTCTTTCCTGAAGTTGCAAGATAGAGGGCAAATAGATATATTCTGCCAAACAGGTGACCTACAAAAGGGAATAAGGCAGAAGCTTGACGGAAGTCTTTATCCTTCAACACTTATCAGCTTAAAAAGAGTCCGGTGA
- the sctQ gene encoding type III secretion system cytoplasmic ring protein SctQ, which produces MAVAAEPSSGWLKAREELLRSLQKQEEEASSLPVFPKQECEQKLKDKFQLEEVELSFVSRGLLSAATAVQEYGEHVLLQSFLATPFESGEFYLVSSEEDLQALIGTIFNDNSLTSYFYEKDRLLGFHYYFVAEICKLFQESVWIPSMALRVTGDVAFSARSLQGDYHVVQVVCRLDSAYVRFSLLVPETTAQSAYKFLAEKDQAFDMQKVDLLAPVTLAVEVGFCQISEEDWHQVVPGSFILLDACLYDPDTGDAGAFLSIQGTRFFGGRFLDKQSGSFKITGLQELQLENPPEEQSAEVPAAPLPSAMKIVAEVARYSLSVGEFLKLGPGGILPLEGVHPALGVDIILNGAKVGRGNILALQDVLGIQVLEV; this is translated from the coding sequence ATGGCAGTTGCAGCAGAGCCTAGTAGTGGTTGGTTAAAAGCTAGAGAAGAATTACTACGTTCTTTGCAAAAACAGGAGGAAGAGGCTTCTTCTCTTCCTGTTTTCCCAAAGCAAGAGTGTGAGCAGAAACTTAAAGATAAGTTTCAATTAGAAGAAGTTGAGCTATCTTTTGTTTCGCGAGGACTTCTTTCTGCTGCAACTGCTGTGCAGGAGTACGGAGAGCATGTTTTATTACAATCTTTTTTGGCGACTCCTTTTGAGTCGGGAGAGTTTTATTTAGTTTCTTCAGAAGAAGATTTGCAAGCTCTGATAGGGACGATTTTTAATGACAATTCTCTAACTTCCTATTTTTACGAAAAGGACCGGTTGTTGGGATTTCATTACTATTTTGTTGCAGAGATTTGCAAGCTCTTCCAAGAAAGCGTTTGGATTCCTTCTATGGCTTTACGGGTCACAGGTGATGTGGCATTTTCTGCTCGCTCGTTGCAGGGAGACTATCATGTCGTACAAGTTGTCTGCCGCTTAGATAGTGCCTATGTACGCTTTTCTCTTTTAGTTCCTGAGACTACAGCTCAAAGCGCTTACAAATTCCTGGCGGAAAAAGATCAAGCTTTCGATATGCAGAAAGTGGATCTCCTAGCTCCTGTCACACTCGCTGTAGAAGTGGGCTTCTGTCAGATTTCTGAAGAAGATTGGCATCAAGTTGTTCCTGGGAGTTTTATTCTTCTAGACGCATGTTTGTATGACCCAGATACAGGGGACGCAGGAGCTTTTCTGTCTATTCAAGGCACACGGTTTTTTGGTGGACGGTTTTTAGATAAGCAGTCTGGATCTTTTAAAATTACCGGCCTGCAAGAACTTCAATTGGAAAATCCTCCTGAGGAACAAAGCGCAGAGGTTCCTGCGGCTCCTTTGCCGTCAGCAATGAAGATTGTTGCTGAAGTAGCTCGGTATTCTCTTTCTGTCGGAGAGTTTTTGAAGCTGGGCCCAGGAGGTATTTTACCCTTGGAAGGCGTACATCCTGCTTTAGGTGTCGATATTATTCTTAATGGAGCTAAAGTTGGACGTGGCAATATTCTTGCTTTGCAAGATGTTCTAGGAATTCAAGTTTTAGAAGTATAA
- a CDS encoding DUF5421 family protein has protein sequence MELNKTSESLFSAKVEHNQPRADAHEPRDQREVKVFSLEGKSSAKQEKLDRMAGRTTSRQESAKNSEENVVEDNSKNVSSREEEEKKEDGFFAGSNPTSGMALVDTPMAVASEVMMETSSITVSQIDLQWVEHLVLSTVESLLVADVDGKQLVEIVLDNSNTVPEAFCGANLTLVQTGENVAVSFSSFVDQTQVAEAIQLVQQNPEQLASLVGSLKARQLNLTEFVVGNVAMNLPTIEKMETPLHMIAASIRHHDQEGEQKDKGQQEHHQEHHQEKKVEEAQI, from the coding sequence ATGGAATTAAATAAAACTTCTGAATCTTTGTTTAGTGCAAAAGTTGAACATAATCAACCGCGAGCGGATGCACACGAGCCAAGAGATCAAAGAGAGGTTAAAGTTTTTTCTTTAGAAGGAAAATCTTCAGCTAAACAAGAGAAATTGGATCGTATGGCAGGCAGAACGACTTCTCGTCAAGAATCTGCAAAAAATTCTGAAGAGAATGTGGTTGAAGATAATTCCAAGAACGTTTCTTCCAGAGAGGAAGAGGAGAAAAAAGAAGACGGATTCTTTGCTGGAAGCAATCCAACATCCGGAATGGCTCTCGTTGATACACCTATGGCTGTAGCAAGCGAAGTCATGATGGAGACAAGTTCTATAACAGTGAGTCAAATAGATTTACAATGGGTTGAGCACCTTGTTTTGTCTACAGTTGAGTCTTTATTAGTTGCTGATGTAGATGGAAAACAGTTAGTGGAAATTGTTTTGGATAACAGCAACACAGTTCCAGAAGCTTTTTGTGGTGCGAATCTCACTTTGGTGCAAACTGGAGAAAACGTTGCAGTGTCGTTCTCGAGCTTTGTCGATCAGACTCAGGTTGCAGAAGCTATTCAATTAGTTCAGCAAAACCCTGAGCAGTTAGCATCTTTAGTAGGTTCTTTGAAAGCTCGTCAGTTAAATCTCACAGAGTTTGTTGTCGGTAATGTTGCTATGAACTTGCCTACTATTGAAAAAATGGAAACTCCTTTGCATATGATTGCTGCTTCCATTCGTCATCATGATCAAGAGGGAGAGCAAAAGGATAAGGGCCAACAAGAACATCATCAAGAACATCATCAAGAAAAGAAAGTAGAAGAAGCTCAGATATAA
- the cdsO gene encoding type III secretion system protein CdsO, which produces MVKYPLEPVLSIKKDRVDRAEKVVKEKRRLLELEQEKLRECEAERDKVKNHYMQKIRQLREQLDDGTTSDAILKMKAYIKVVAIQLSEEEDKVNKQKENVLAAAKELERAEVELTKRRKEEEKTRLHKEEWMKEALKEEARQEEKEQDEMGQLLHQLRKQKQRESGEN; this is translated from the coding sequence GTGGTTAAGTATCCTTTAGAGCCTGTCTTATCCATTAAAAAGGATCGTGTAGACAGAGCAGAAAAGGTCGTTAAAGAGAAGCGCAGACTTTTAGAATTAGAGCAGGAAAAATTGCGTGAATGCGAAGCTGAGCGTGACAAAGTTAAGAATCACTATATGCAAAAAATTCGACAGCTCAGAGAGCAGTTGGATGATGGGACGACAAGTGATGCGATTCTTAAAATGAAAGCTTACATCAAGGTTGTCGCTATACAGCTTTCTGAGGAAGAAGACAAAGTCAATAAACAGAAAGAGAATGTACTAGCAGCAGCGAAGGAGCTGGAAAGAGCTGAGGTAGAGCTGACAAAGCGACGTAAAGAGGAAGAAAAAACGCGCTTGCATAAAGAAGAATGGATGAAAGAAGCGCTTAAAGAAGAAGCTCGCCAGGAAGAAAAAGAGCAAGATGAAATGGGGCAGTTGCTTCATCAATTACGTAAGCAAAAACAACGGGAATCTGGGGAGAATTAG
- the cdsN gene encoding SctN family type III secretion system ATPase CdsN, producing MEELTTEFDSLMTQLPDVQLTAVVGRIIEVVGMLIKAVVPDVRVGEVCLVKRHEMEPLVTEVVGFTQNFVFLSPLGELTGVSPSSEVISTGLPLHIRAGAGLLGRVLNGLGEPIDTETKGPLQDVDAIYPIFKAPPDPLHRAKLRTILSTGVRCIDGMLTVAKGQRVGIFAGAGVGKSSLLGMIARNAEEADINVIALIGERGREVREFIENDLGEEGMKRSVIVVSTSDQSSQLRLNAAYVGTAIAEYFRDQGKTVILMMDSVTRFARALREVGLAAGEPPARAGYTPSVFSTLPKLLERAGASEKGTITAFYTVLVAGDDMNEPVADEVKSILDGHIVLSNALAQAYHYPAIDVLASISRLLTAIVPDEQRRIIGRAREVLAKYKANEMLIRIGEYRRGSDREVDFAIDHIDKLNRFLKQDIHEKTNYEEAAQQLRAIFR from the coding sequence ATGGAAGAGCTCACGACCGAGTTTGATTCGCTCATGACGCAATTGCCTGATGTGCAATTGACAGCTGTTGTTGGGCGTATTATCGAAGTTGTCGGGATGTTAATCAAAGCTGTTGTTCCCGATGTTCGGGTTGGCGAGGTGTGTTTAGTGAAACGCCACGAAATGGAGCCCTTAGTCACCGAGGTTGTTGGGTTTACGCAAAACTTTGTATTCCTTTCCCCTTTAGGGGAGTTAACAGGAGTGAGCCCTTCTTCCGAAGTGATATCCACAGGCTTACCTTTACATATTCGGGCGGGAGCGGGGCTGTTAGGTCGTGTGTTAAATGGTCTAGGAGAGCCTATTGATACGGAGACGAAGGGGCCTCTCCAAGATGTCGATGCTATTTATCCTATTTTTAAAGCTCCCCCAGATCCATTACATCGAGCAAAGCTACGTACAATTTTGTCTACGGGAGTTCGATGCATTGATGGTATGCTTACTGTTGCCAAAGGACAACGAGTCGGTATTTTCGCTGGAGCGGGAGTAGGAAAATCTTCTTTATTGGGGATGATTGCTCGTAATGCGGAAGAAGCAGATATTAACGTAATTGCGTTGATCGGGGAACGGGGACGAGAAGTTCGGGAATTCATAGAGAATGACCTCGGTGAAGAAGGAATGAAACGTTCTGTGATTGTTGTTTCTACGTCTGATCAGTCCTCACAATTACGATTAAATGCTGCTTATGTAGGTACTGCTATAGCGGAATATTTTAGAGACCAAGGTAAGACAGTGATTCTTATGATGGATTCCGTGACGCGTTTTGCTCGAGCTTTGCGTGAGGTTGGTCTTGCAGCTGGAGAGCCTCCTGCCCGTGCTGGATATACACCTTCTGTGTTTTCGACCTTGCCTAAATTATTGGAAAGAGCGGGCGCGTCTGAAAAAGGAACAATCACTGCGTTTTATACCGTGTTAGTGGCTGGGGATGATATGAATGAGCCTGTAGCGGATGAAGTTAAATCCATTTTGGATGGACACATCGTTCTTTCTAATGCATTAGCACAAGCTTATCATTACCCTGCAATTGATGTGTTAGCGTCTATTAGCCGATTATTGACAGCGATTGTTCCTGATGAACAGCGACGTATTATTGGTCGAGCTCGAGAAGTTTTAGCAAAATATAAAGCGAATGAAATGTTGATTCGTATTGGGGAATATCGTCGAGGATCTGATCGCGAAGTGGATTTTGCTATTGATCATATTGATAAATTGAATCGTTTCCTCAAACAAGACATTCATGAAAAAACGAATTATGAGGAAGCTGCTCAACAGTTACGGGCAATATTCCGATAA
- the cdsF gene encoding type III secretion system protein CdsF gives MASGSCSAFNFNQMLDGVCKYVQGVQQYLTELETSTQGTVDLGTMFNLQFRMQILSQYMESVSNILTAVNTEMITMARAVKGS, from the coding sequence ATGGCGAGCGGTAGTTGTTCGGCTTTTAATTTCAATCAGATGCTGGATGGCGTATGCAAATACGTTCAAGGAGTACAGCAATATCTAACAGAATTAGAAACATCCACGCAAGGAACTGTAGACCTGGGGACAATGTTTAATTTGCAGTTCCGTATGCAAATTTTGTCTCAATATATGGAGTCGGTATCCAACATCTTGACTGCGGTGAATACAGAGATGATCACCATGGCAAGAGCTGTTAAAGGAAGTTAA
- a CDS encoding DUF5398 domain-containing protein, translating into MFNMENSAAKEEKAARQLFDLEQDMHDLTKAHEINTNVQNKVQMLTSSLREGASKESFEKQQTLLAGYVALQKVLGRINRKMM; encoded by the coding sequence ATGTTTAATATGGAAAATTCGGCAGCTAAAGAAGAAAAGGCTGCACGACAGTTATTTGATCTAGAGCAGGACATGCACGATTTAACCAAAGCCCATGAAATAAACACCAATGTACAGAATAAAGTACAAATGCTGACATCTTCTCTTCGAGAAGGAGCTTCTAAAGAGTCTTTTGAGAAACAACAAACATTACTCGCGGGATATGTAGCTCTTCAAAAGGTGCTAGGACGTATCAACCGTAAAATGATGTAA